TTTCATCGCCGGATTGCCTTCCAGGACCTTGCCGCCGTGGCTGGTGGGGTCGCCCTGGCAAATGACTGCGCGCATGGCTTGCTCCGCTCGGTAAAAGTTTCACTGTAGACACTCGGACCGGCAGCGAATTGACAAGGGGCAAGATTGCTGCAGGCGCTCGCGGTGCGGGAAGATCGGGCGATTTATGTCAGAATGGGGCCTGATAGCCTATGACGAGTATGAACAACATGAGTAACGATTTACACGGCGTCACGCTCGAAGCGATGGTGACGCGCTTGCAGGCGCATTACGGTTGGGACCAGCTGGGTCGCAAGATCGACATCAACTGCTTTATCAGCGATCCGAGCATCAAGTCCAGCCTGAAGTTCCTGCGCCGCACGCCGTGGGCAAGAACCCAGGTGGAAGAACTGTATCAAGCCACCAAGTTTGCCGATTGAATAACAAGGACATAGACATGGACAACCATCTCAAAGCATCACTGCAAGACCTGCAAGGCAAGCTGGCCACGGCCGGCCCCGTGGACGAAGAACTGAAAAGCCTGCTGCTGCGCCTCGATGGCGACATCCAGTCGCTGCTGGCGCGCCGCCAGGGCCTGGGCATGGCGGCGGCCTCGCCAGCGGTGGCCGGCGTGGCCACCGTGCCGGCCGCCATCAACCCGGTGCCGGACGTCGAAGAGAGCACCACGTTCGGCCTGGCCGAGCGTACCCAGGAGATCTCGGCCAGGTTCGCAGCCCAGCATCCGACGCTGGAGCCGGCTTTGCGCGAGCTCGGGCGTATTTTGTCCAATATGGGCATTTGAAACCCGCACGGCCAGGCCGGGGTCGGACCCGTAAGGGGGCCGACCCCACGTGGCGCGGCATGTGTATCGCTGCACGTGGTTAACGGGTTTTTCGTTCAAGTGATTGAAAAGTAAAGATTTTTTCTCGCGCACGATGAGCGGGAGACAGGCATTTCCGGTACAATGCCGTCCGATATGATCTCCCCTACCAATTTATTTGCGACCGTTCCCAAGCGGTCTGCCCGCGCTGCCGTTGCGCCTTTCCTGCCGATGTCCCGCGCGGAGATGGACGCGCTCGGCTGGGACGAGTGTGACGTCATCCTGATCACCGGCGACGCCTACATCGACCACCCGAGCTTTGGCATGGCCCTGGTCGGCCGCCTGCTCGAAGCGCAAGGCTTCCGGGTCGGCATTATTTCGCAGCCGGACTGGCATTCGGCCGACGCCTTCCGCGCGCTCGGCAAGCCGCGCCTGTACTTTGGCGTTACCGCCGGCAATATGGATTCGATGGTCAACCGCTACACGGCCGACCGCAAGATCCGCTCCGACGATGCCTACACCGCCAACGGCGAACCGAACAAACGCCCGGACCGCGCGGTCACCGTGTACGCCCAGCGTTCGCGCGAGGCGTATCCGGGCATCCCGGTCGTGATCGGCTCGATCGAGGCGTCGCTGCGCCGCATCGCCCACTACGATTACTGGTCCGACAAGGTGCGCCGTTCGGTGCTGCTCGATTCCAAGGCCGACCTGCTGATCTTCGGCAACGCCGAACGGGCGCTGGTGGACCTCACCCACCGCATGGCCGCCGGCGAAGACATCAAGGGCATCCGCGACCTGCGCGGCACCGCCTTCCTGGTGCCGGGCGGCTGGCTGCCGAGCGACGAGTGGGGCGTGCACAACAGCACCCGCATGGACACGCCAGGCAAGATCGATCCGCCGATCGACCCCTACATGATGGTGCAGCAAAACACGTCGTCGTGCGCGACCGACAATGCGCCCAAGGCTGCCGATGGCGCCGAGGTGAACGAGGCGATGGTCGAGCCGAAGGCGGTGGTGGAAGCTGCCCCGGCTCCGGCCCCTGCGGCCGCGCCCGCCGGCGGCGTGGTCAAGACCATCCGCTTCATGAGCCGCGAAGACCGCCTGGCCATGGAAAAGGAAAAGCATACCAAGACCGTGGTGCGGCTGCCGTCGTTCGAGACCGTCAGCGAAGACCCGGTGATGTACGCACACGCGTCGCGCGTGTTCCACCTGGAATCGAACCCCGGCAACGCCCGCGCCATGGTGCAGGCCCACGGCGAGCGCGACGTGTGGATCAATCCGCCGCCGCTGCCGCTGCGCATGGACGAGATGGACGGCGTGTACGACATGAACTACGCGCGCGCACCGCACCCGTTCTACGGCAAGGCCCGCATCCCGGCCTGGGAAATGATCCGTTTTTCAGTCAACATCATGCGCGGCTGCTTTGGCGGCTGCACCTTCTGCTCGATCACCGAGCACGAGGGCCGCATCATCCAGAGCCGTTCGGAACCGTCGATCCTGCGCGAGATCGAACACATCCGCGACAAGACCAAGGGCTTTACCGGCACCATTTCCGACCTGGGCGGTCCTACCGCCAATATGTACCGCCTCGCGTGTAAAGATCCGAAAATCGAGGAAACCTGCCGCCGCCTGTCGTGCGTGTACCCGTCGATCTGCGTCAATCTCGGCACCGACCACAGCAAACTGATCTCGCTGTACCGCAAGGCACGGGCGATTCCGGGCGTCAAAAAAATCCTGATCAGCTCGGGCCTGCGCTACGACATCGCCGTGCGTTCGCCGGAATATGTGAAAGAACTGGTCACGCACCACGTCGGTGGCCTGCTCAAGATCGCGCCGGAGCACACGGAAGAAAACACGCTGTCGAAGATGATGAAGCCGGGCATCGGCGCCTACGACGAGTTCAAGGAAATGTTCGAGCGCTTCTCGCTGGAAGCCGGCAAGAAACAGTACCTGATCCCGTACTTCATCGCCGCCCACCCGGGCACGACGGACTTGGACATGCTGAACCTGGCGCTGTGGCTGAAGAAAAACAACTTCAAGCTCGACCAGGTGCAGACCTTCATGCCCACGCCGATGGCCATGGCCACCACCATGTACCACTCGCGCAAGAACCCGCTGCGCAAGGTGACGGCCGACTCGGAAGTGGTGGAAACGGCCCGCAGCGGCAAGATCCGCCGCACCCACAAGGCGTTCCTGCGCTACCAGGACCCGGAAAACTGGCCGATCCTGCGCGAAGCGCTGGTGGCGCTCGGCCGTGCCGACTTGATCGGCAATGGCGAGAAGCATTTGATTCCGGCCTGGTCGGCAGGCGAAGCCAACAGCAAGCCGAATACCGATGGCCGCCGTGGCCCGGCGTCGGCGTTGCCGATACCCGGTACCGCCAAGGGCGCCCGGGGTGGCAAGTCCGGCATTGTTGCGGGCAATGCTCCGCAACAGCCAGGCCAGCGCGCCAATGCACTGACCGGTTCGCTGACGGCGCGCCAGACCGTGGAAACCAAGGTGCGCGCGTCGATACTCGACACCATCAAGGTCAAGAAGGCGGCACCGCCGCCAGCCAAGGGTGGCAAGCCGGCGCGTGGCGCAGCACCGCCGCCACGCGGCCGCAAGTAACTAGCCAAACCGAAGTAAATTGAAAGCAGGCACCGTCACCGGTGCCTGCTTTTTTTATGTGTTGCGTAATTGCGCCAACAGCGTAATTACCCTGTGAAAAGCAGCCTGCTCGGTTGATACCACCCCCCTTATACGGGCTACACTGGTGCAAACCTTTCCCAGGACTAACATGAAAAACTTCGCTTCCCCCTCCCTGTGGCTGGCGCCGCTGTTTGCCTTGTTCGCCGTGCTGCTGTCCGCCTGC
This is a stretch of genomic DNA from Duganella zoogloeoides. It encodes these proteins:
- a CDS encoding VF530 family protein; amino-acid sequence: MSNDLHGVTLEAMVTRLQAHYGWDQLGRKIDINCFISDPSIKSSLKFLRRTPWARTQVEELYQATKFAD
- a CDS encoding DUF4404 family protein — its product is MDNHLKASLQDLQGKLATAGPVDEELKSLLLRLDGDIQSLLARRQGLGMAAASPAVAGVATVPAAINPVPDVEESTTFGLAERTQEISARFAAQHPTLEPALRELGRILSNMGI
- a CDS encoding YgiQ family radical SAM protein, whose translation is MSRAEMDALGWDECDVILITGDAYIDHPSFGMALVGRLLEAQGFRVGIISQPDWHSADAFRALGKPRLYFGVTAGNMDSMVNRYTADRKIRSDDAYTANGEPNKRPDRAVTVYAQRSREAYPGIPVVIGSIEASLRRIAHYDYWSDKVRRSVLLDSKADLLIFGNAERALVDLTHRMAAGEDIKGIRDLRGTAFLVPGGWLPSDEWGVHNSTRMDTPGKIDPPIDPYMMVQQNTSSCATDNAPKAADGAEVNEAMVEPKAVVEAAPAPAPAAAPAGGVVKTIRFMSREDRLAMEKEKHTKTVVRLPSFETVSEDPVMYAHASRVFHLESNPGNARAMVQAHGERDVWINPPPLPLRMDEMDGVYDMNYARAPHPFYGKARIPAWEMIRFSVNIMRGCFGGCTFCSITEHEGRIIQSRSEPSILREIEHIRDKTKGFTGTISDLGGPTANMYRLACKDPKIEETCRRLSCVYPSICVNLGTDHSKLISLYRKARAIPGVKKILISSGLRYDIAVRSPEYVKELVTHHVGGLLKIAPEHTEENTLSKMMKPGIGAYDEFKEMFERFSLEAGKKQYLIPYFIAAHPGTTDLDMLNLALWLKKNNFKLDQVQTFMPTPMAMATTMYHSRKNPLRKVTADSEVVETARSGKIRRTHKAFLRYQDPENWPILREALVALGRADLIGNGEKHLIPAWSAGEANSKPNTDGRRGPASALPIPGTAKGARGGKSGIVAGNAPQQPGQRANALTGSLTARQTVETKVRASILDTIKVKKAAPPPAKGGKPARGAAPPPRGRK